In Leopardus geoffroyi isolate Oge1 chromosome D1, O.geoffroyi_Oge1_pat1.0, whole genome shotgun sequence, the genomic stretch GCCCAGTCTGCCCCAGTGGCCGCTCAGCCCACAGCTTCAGCCAGACTCCCTGATGGGTCCCAACCTTGGCCACCTGCCCATGAGGCTCTGATTCCAACCTCTTTTCCAGCCCACAGGAAACAGAAACGTGTGTGCGTTCCCAATATGTCTGTGAACGTGCTTCCTCCACATCTTTCCCTTCCCGACAAGGGAAGTCATTCAGCAGGGAGAAATTCCTCCCCAGGGAGGGGACAAGCCAGGAAGGGCAGGTTTCTCCTAGACAGTTCCCTCTGGGATGATAAGTGGAGCCCAGGGTGCTCCCAAGAGCACCTGCTGTTGGCGAGAAGAGAAACGAGCGAGCAGGTGGGAACACCCAAACAGAGGCGAGCCGTGATGAAAAGAAGCGACGAGACAAGTCCCCTAGAGCCACAGGGAAGTGGGGGCCCCGAGCATGGGGACGAGACCAGGAAGTAACTCCTTAGGACCAAAGCCATCAAAGCGCTACGCACAGaagaggtggggcagggccagTCCTGCCTACGTGGCGCTCTGAGCACCCTTTCCCGGGTAGGAAAGCGTGCCTCTGCGTCAGCAGGAAACAGCGCTGTAGAGATGTGTCTAGTAGGAAGGGAAGCACGCTTTGTAAAGCGTCAACTTCTGTGCATGTGTTTGTTCACTGTTCTTCTCCTTAGGAGCCGTTTACCTTGGAAATTGTAACAGGTGGCCAGGCAGGCGAGGCACCccaacaaagaaacaggaaagtcaaTGTCCAGCTAGAAAGAATTGCTGACCAGGGTTGGggcccgggggggcggggggagggagaaaggttGGACGTGGACTCCTGGAACAAAACTCGGCTCAACCTCCCCGCCCacacactcccccccacccccccaacccccccctcccctgccataaCTTTTCTCCACCTGCCACGCAGATCCCTCAGAAGCCTTGCTCACTGCTTCATGAAGGACCCCAGGCAAGCAAGTGGGGAGCATCTGTCTcgttcattcttttattcactcAACCAGTGTTTATTCGacacctgttatgtgccaggtcGCGTTGTAAAAGGCGTGATTACAACTGTGGTAAACACCACACAGGAGAAGCACAGAGCGCCGTGAGGGCTAGAATCAGGATAGACAAACATGAGATATATAGTCAGTTACATACCGGCCTCTACTCCAGACAGCAGAACTGATCCGGTCAAACCAAGCAAGGGCCGGTAACTAAGCTGAGATGCAAAGGATGGGTGGGCATTAATTAGGAAAACAGGGGACCAGGAGTGACCCAGGCGTAAGGAGAGGTCTGTGCAAACGTCACAGTGAGACAGAGACTGGCGTTCACTCTTATTGCATAGAGAGTCcctccaaaacttagtggcttaacaacaaccacttttttttttctttttttaaacccacCATCTTGTGGGTCAGAAATCCGGGCTGAGTTCAGCCAGACGGTTCCGACAATCCAGGTCATCGAGTGGCTGATCTTGGCGAGGACTGCCTCGTGCAGCTGAGTCAGCGGCCAAGCCACTGAGGAACTGACAGGCCTTGCCCGGGAAGCTGTGGTTCTTCCCTCCGTGGTCTGCGCTCCCCAGCAAGCTATGCTGGGCCTTCCTTCGCGTGCAGCGAAAGGCTCCCACCGGGCAGCCAAAACGGACAGATACGTGCCATGTCTCTGTTCCCATCACGCTTGCTATCACTGTCTCATTGGCCACAGCGAGGCACGCGGCTAAGCCCAGAGTCGGGTGTGAACAAATTAGGGGCTATAACCGCAACCATCTACCTCAGTGGGTTCaaggaattgaaagaaaaagagcgGAGAGTGAAggagggcatgggggggggggtgtgcggaggtgaagctggggtgggggagccaggaCCCGCAGAACCTCCCGGAGCCCTGGAGGAGTTTGGTCTTTTCCCTAAAAGCAGGCGAGCCCTCTGTTTCCTGATTCTCTGTCGTGTGTATTTGGTCATCATAAATAAATCCCCCGAAGCCTGAACTGCCCTGGGTGAACTAGTAAAATGGATTTTCCAAGCCTGAGGAGCTGAGGACAGGATGTGGAGCGCCGTCTACCCCCGCCCCCACATCTCCGCCTGCAGCCCACACTGCGGTAAATGCCTCGTCCCATCTCACgtctgggcctttgcacctgctcctCCCTCAGCTGGAAATGATCTTCTCACACCCCGAGTCGGGCCGGTGCCTGCCTCTCCAAGACTCGCTTCAGGTAACACCACCTCAAAGAAGCCCTCCTTGACCTCTCTAAGTCCCCAAGACCCAATACACATCAAATGACACCATAAGGCCTAGGGAATAAGCCTGTCACTTAGTACAGTGGCCTGGTGGTTTCTAGGACCAAGTGTGTATGGGGCCCAGGCCTGCCTGTGGGGCACACGCCTGGGGGCACAATGCTTTACCAATGCCGGAgccatctttttatgtgcttgcCCCCCCACTAGGCTGTCTTTCTTGAAGGAATACCCACAACCCCGGGGCCCGTACACAGAAGAGTCAGAAATACTCGAAGGAATGAGTGATTCTGTCACCAAACAGGACTTTCCTCTAAAGCCCCGGTCAGCGTTATGAAAGTCTTGTCACGGCAGTGGAGGGGAAAGGTTCTCCAACGAGGCCAGCAGCTCTGGTGTCTTCTAGTTCCTCCAGGAAACCACCCTTCCAGAAGAGAGAAACCTCCCAGCTCTAGGACGATCCAAGGCAGGGTGGTGGGAAAGCAAAGGGAAGGGACCTCCTTGGGAGAAAAGTGCCACAGCACCATTCACTGTAACTGAGAAAGAACCAGCCGGCCATGGCCTCCATTGGAGCAGGCCTTCCCCGGGTGCTAGAACAGCTGGCCGGGGGCCCTGAGGGAGGTACTGATCACCAGAGCACTGATGCCCGGAGACCAATTCATAGGTTGGCGCACTCACCGCAGATTGGAGAAGCAGAGCCTGTGAACCAGGGGCTGAAAAGCGGGCCTCAAAAGctccaggccccgcccaccagTGCTGACAGACTTTTCCAAACTAGCCTACTGTTCGTGGAGCCTGAGAGTGTAAATCACACTGTCTCCCTTTTGCAGGGAGGAAACTTGAAGCCCAGGGAGATAAGCCTTTGACTCATCGGCCCCTTTCAGAAGTCACAGCCGCCCAGAGAGCTGACtacccttcccagcctcccttgtggCTACAGCGGCCATGCTGACCAAGCTCTAGCCAATGAGACGTGAGGCGAAGTGAGGTCTATGACTTTGGGGGTTTGCTCCCCAGTGGCAGAGCTGCGGCCTCCTTTCTTGTTCTTCTCCTTCCGAGGCCTAGCGAGCCATCTTGGACAACACAGCCGAGGGCAACACCTCGGAAAAATGGAGAAGCCACAACATGGAAAGAGCCTGGGCCCCTCATATCTGGGCGCACGGCCTGGGGCCACCCTATCAGCCCTGACCGGCTTACGCTGCACGCACTGTTGATAAAACAGCCCGTCTCGCTGAGGCTACTATTACCTAAGCTATTTGCTGCAGCCACTGTATCCGTATCCTCCTGACTCACCACATAGCCCAGGAGTGAGTTTCCTCAGGAAGCCCAGGACCACTGGGACTGCCCAACCCCAGGGGCTCTCATTGTCCCAGGACAACAGAGCTGTGACCTCCACCCCAGGGCCCAGCTGTTTTCTTGAAGTAAGAGCTGGGGAAGTTGCTCGGAGGAAGCTGCTAGATTGCCaaggataggaagaaaaataaacacagctgATATTCCACCAGCATAGACACCAGCGCACCTGCACGACTTGTTAAAACGCTGAAATTCTTCCAGGCCAGCTGATAAGCAGCCCCGGCCCTGAGCCACCCCACCCCTGGAAGGGTCCCCTTCCCCGGCTATCCAGGCCCCAGACCCAGAAGCTAAAGGGGCAACGCCCGGCCCGGAAAAGGGGTCGCCAGGACCTCATCCTGACCCCTGGACACCGATTCGGCAAGCCCTACTGCTTGTTAAATGGTTTGAACCTGACCCCTGGCCACCAGGTGCCTGGTCTGAACTGACTGCATGGAAATGAACCACCGAAGTCAGCACTGAGGGTGACGAGGGTGGCAGGAGATCTGAAAGCCGGGACACTGGCCGCTGagtcccctcctccacctccctgcgtccctccctgcctctcctcccccaaaccAGAAACACTTGGCCCACCGAGGCCTGCCCTTGCCGATTCAGAATGTGCCACAATCACGCCCAGATATTATTGCACacttttatttacagaaaacacAGATAAAGCATTTCAATGTTCATTTAGCAAACTgatccactcttttttttttttttttttcctttttggcacAAAGAAATATCACTGATGGACCCCAAGATCAATCAGAAACCCCTAAGATTTATCAGCCGTCACTGGTCCAGGGGCAGCCACGAGactcagacagacagacagacagcatcgCCACAGActggaaaataataaacaagGTCCACATTCACCTCACAGTAAAAACCTGCTCACCGACAGGCAAGggcgggcaggagggggcagTTTCTCTGCTCCCAGGGGGGCAGCGGGCACTGGGGGCaggcagcagggtggggagggattAGACACCATTCATAAATTAGAGAGAGgtggccttttttgtttttaacctcttACCTTGTGGAAGTAAGACAGTGCAAAAACTACCATACCCTGACCACTCGTCCGTTGGAGAAGCTTCCGAAGTTCTGTGGTTTGGGGCACGTATCTCTCCTCGTGGgcgcccgtgtgtgtgtgtgtgtgtgtgcgtgcgtgcgcgcgcgcgcgcgcatgcgctcatgtgaatgtgtgtgtgtcgTGCTTGTAAACATTGTCACCATCCACGCAGAGACCCAGCATCCGTGTGTctgaatggggtggggtgggggctcacCCCACTTCACGTCCCCTCTGCCCCAGTGATTCCTGTCCAAGACATAGTGCAAATTTCAGAGACGAAAAGGGGGGCAGAAGGAagtggagggtgggcaggggacaggaaggacacaaaggcagggtgggggcgggagggggaaaTAAGGCAACAGTTAGAAACGGTCCATTTTATCAAAACCGACGCCAcgtgcccctcacccccacccacggCGCCCTCGTCACGAGAAAGGGCGGAAGTCCCGCTCCTCCACCAGACTGATGGAGGGGTTCTTGAGCTCCTCCTCCGACGTGGCCATCTTGTAGCCCAGCTGCGCCAGCACCCGCTGGCAGGCGTTCTGGGCAAAGGCCACGATGTCGTAGGAGAGGCGGAAGCGCCACTTCTCGGCCGTGGCCGCCGAGTTTCGCACGGTGCCGTATTTGTGCTTGCCCAAGGTGGGGTCGCCCCGCGTGTTGTTCTGGATCCAGCGGGCCACGTGGCTGTCCAAGGGGATCCCCAGGAAGCCGTAGATCTCCTCGGTCTTCTTCATGGGGTTCCTGGCCAGGTCCTCGTAGCGCACCAACATGTACTTGCCCTTGAGCCACGCGGGCCGCGTGAGGCCGGTGGACACGGAGTTGGAGAAGTCCTCGCACACCGTGGTCAGCTGCGTCACGTCCAGGTTGTAGGGCTTCCTCCCGGTGCCGTACCAGAGGCGCCAGAGCCGGTACGTGTCGCGGAAGGTCTCGCTGCGGGAGGCCAGAATGCCACGCGGGTCCCGGACCAGCTGGATGACCTTGAGGTTCAACCGGGGGTCCTCAACCAGGGCCCGAAGGTCGTTGACCTCGGGCACCCGCACGGTCTTGATGGCCACGTGGCTGCGCTCCCGACAGGCCTCGGCGGCCACCGTCAAGTTCAGCACGCCGCACTTGCGCACGCAGTCCCCCTCCTCCAGCACCAGGTCGGCGGAGCCCGGGGGGTCGCACACGGGGCGTGAGCACAGCACCCTGCTGGCCCCGCGGCGGAAGATCCTGTCGGTGGTGTGGTTGACGGGCGGCGGCTTGATGTAGTTCTCCAGGAAGTAGAGGTCACAGTCATAGAGGCTCCTCAGGAGGTCGCGGCTGGCGCCCAGCATGACCCGCCGGTCCGCGGGGCTCTTGCCCTGGGTGAAGCGGGGGATGAGCGTGTTCTGCACGTGGTAGAGGGGCTCGAACAGGTAGAAGACGTCCAGGTGCTGGTTGAAGAGCTGGCCCACGAAGGAGGAGCCGCTGCGCGTGGTGGCCAGAATGAGGATGTGGGTCTTGCGGGAGAGGTTGTAGGCGAAGGTGGGGCCCTCCTCGCACAGCCGCTCggccagccctgcctctgccagCCCCGGGCAGGTGTGGAAGGACTTGGCGGTGAAGGTGCGGATGGCCGTGTACTGGATGGCGATTGAGGCCAGGGCAAGGAGGAGGACAGCCTTCCAGGAACATTGCATGGCTGGGCACCTTCATGGGGCTGCTTCTCCACCATGCGGGGTCTGCGGGCAAAGGTGGGCCAGCCCTCAGGAAGCAGCCAAGCGTGGGTGCCTCGCTCGGCACCCTTAGAAGGGCTggcctccggggggggggggggggggggggaccctggcACCTACCTGATTGCCTCTGCcccatgctcacacacacacctaaGGGCTGAGCAGCTTCCAGGCTAGACTTTCCAAGCTCTGGGGACTCCTGGGAGTTTCTAGGGACTGAACAAACGGACTCCCCACACCCCCGGGGTTTAACCTACAGAATGCTGCAGGGGACTCCCGCCGGGACCCTTGAGTTCCTTAGTGGGGCTCCGCGGAGCAAGAAGCTGACTTCCCCGGCTCACACACTCAGGagccccccactccctgcctccagccatTCTCCTGCCACTGCCTGTCACCCCTGCCAGCACCTCCTGGGCCCGCCTGCATCTTCCACCCCCCCGTGAGCAGGCCCCTGGTCCCCCCACGTGGGCATctttcctccagcccctgcccacccctaGGAGGAAAAAGAGCTCATGTCAGAGGCTTCCTCCCGTGTCTAAGGGACCCCTGCACGCCCTACGTATCCACTCACCTGTGCCCCCTGGGCCCAGGAAAGGGGGACAAATGTGTCAAGCCCACCTCCCCAACTTAGGGATGTAGGTGACCGGTTTACTCTAGCTGAGGACTCCTGGGATCCCCCGGGTCGGGAGAGCCAACTGGCCCAGAACAGGACAGTTCCAGGGCTGCTGAATAGCATCCCTTACCCAGGCCCCAGCACACTCCAGGTTTGTGTCTGGCCACAGGGGCAAGGGAGGGGTCCGGGCAGAGGGCAGATGACCCCCACTGACAGCAGGGTGAACCGGCTCTTCCGGGCCCCCCATCCCAGCCAATCCTCAAGGGCCTCCGCCATTAGGCTCTCAGCCCTTCTGTCCACAGGGGGAGCTCAGAGGCCCCGCTGTGACCCAGCAATGGCCCCAGAGAACCAggcaggacagagaggagaggaaggggtggaACAGAAAGGACACCTGAAGGAAtgagaaagggggtggggtggggacaggagagcaGGGAAAATGAAGGGTGTGTCACAGGTCTGGAGCGAGGTGCCAGCCTGAGCATCtggaagtcccccccccccccaagagaggCTGGCTCAGCTcccaggccctgggggagggctggggctgcTCCAAGAGCGAATGCAGGGAGGGCTCCACCACTCACCAAAGAGGGGCTGCTCCGAGCTAGGGAGTCCACAGCTGCCGGGGCTCCTGGCCTAGCCGGCGGTCCCAGCCTGTGCAGATGCCCTGTGGCCAGCagactgcagagagagagaggtaggggaggggttctgagtgggggggggggggggttgatctGTCAGCACCGCCCTTCCCACCCCTTCTGTCCTGTGTCCTGTGCCCCCACAGACTACCTTCCAAGGCCATGGGACAAGGGCCCTGGCTGCTCTCCCAGATCACTGACTCAGGCCTCCAAATATCCTAGAGCCATCTTTTATCTCCTAGATCTGGCCCTGAGTCCTGggccctccacccacctccccaccccctagcCATCCTCTCCTAGTGAGTCACTGTCCCTCACACCACGACCCGATGGGCGGGCCTCCATCACAAGCTGACCAAGAGCAGGTGCCCCACATGGGGAACCGCCCCAGGGAGGACCCCCCAAACTCATCACCCAGGGCAGCTGCAAAGAAATCCACTGGCCACAAATACCCCGAGGCCTAGCTAGCTCTGTTCAGCTCTGGTGGCCAGACTGACCCACCAGACAGATGCCCGGCACCCGAGAATGGAAC encodes the following:
- the CHST1 gene encoding carbohydrate sulfotransferase 1, which produces MQCSWKAVLLLALASIAIQYTAIRTFTAKSFHTCPGLAEAGLAERLCEEGPTFAYNLSRKTHILILATTRSGSSFVGQLFNQHLDVFYLFEPLYHVQNTLIPRFTQGKSPADRRVMLGASRDLLRSLYDCDLYFLENYIKPPPVNHTTDRIFRRGASRVLCSRPVCDPPGSADLVLEEGDCVRKCGVLNLTVAAEACRERSHVAIKTVRVPEVNDLRALVEDPRLNLKVIQLVRDPRGILASRSETFRDTYRLWRLWYGTGRKPYNLDVTQLTTVCEDFSNSVSTGLTRPAWLKGKYMLVRYEDLARNPMKKTEEIYGFLGIPLDSHVARWIQNNTRGDPTLGKHKYGTVRNSAATAEKWRFRLSYDIVAFAQNACQRVLAQLGYKMATSEEELKNPSISLVEERDFRPFS